A genome region from Schistocerca americana isolate TAMUIC-IGC-003095 chromosome 1, iqSchAmer2.1, whole genome shotgun sequence includes the following:
- the LOC124606677 gene encoding cuticle protein 67-like, translating into MAFKLFVLAAVLAVARAGYLSAPAAVSYAAPAVSYAAPAVSYAAPAAYAPAALTSQSSNILRSFGNLGQVSTYTKTIDTPYSSVTKSDVRVSNDAIAHVAAPVAYAAAPAYHAPAYYHG; encoded by the coding sequence CTGTTCGTCCTCGCCGCCGTGCTGGCCGTGGCCCGCGCCGGCTACCTGTCCGCCCCCGCCGCCGTctcctacgccgcccccgccgtctcctacgccgcccccgccgtctcctacgccgcccccgctgccTACGCACCTGCTGCCCTCACGTCGCAGAGCTCCAACATCCTGAGGAGCTTCGGCAACCTGGGACAGGTGTCCACCTACACCAAGACCATCGACACGCCCTACTCCAGCGTCACCAAGTCTGACGTCCGCGTCAGCAACGACGCCATCGCGCACGTCGCCGCCCCCGTCGCCTacgccgccgcccccgcctacCACGCCCCCGCCTACTACCACGGTTAA